The Streptomyces sp. Mut1 genome window below encodes:
- a CDS encoding DUF742 domain-containing protein codes for MGTPPGGHRFDGGRHVSGEHGDDRFNFPSAPGRQGGQQPYQPYRQPQHGQGSDWPQQEPQQPGRPRRPHRLDGPQQPPRIQPVQPRRAPEPAPVAHNPLVRPYAMTGGRTRPRYQLAIEALVSTTADPSRLQGQLPEHQRICRLCFEIKSVAEISALLSIPLGVARILVADLAEAGLVAIHQPGGDESAGGQPDVTLLERVLSGLRKL; via the coding sequence GTGGGTACACCCCCAGGCGGGCACCGGTTCGACGGTGGTCGGCACGTATCGGGTGAGCACGGGGACGATCGTTTCAACTTCCCCTCCGCACCCGGCAGACAGGGCGGTCAGCAGCCCTACCAGCCGTACCGGCAGCCGCAGCACGGCCAGGGCTCCGACTGGCCCCAGCAGGAGCCCCAGCAGCCGGGACGCCCGCGGCGTCCGCACCGGCTGGACGGTCCGCAGCAGCCTCCCCGTATCCAGCCGGTGCAGCCGCGGCGGGCTCCCGAGCCGGCTCCGGTCGCGCACAATCCGCTGGTTCGTCCGTACGCCATGACAGGTGGGCGGACCCGACCGCGCTACCAACTCGCGATTGAGGCGTTGGTCAGTACCACGGCTGATCCGTCCCGGCTGCAAGGGCAGTTGCCCGAGCACCAGCGGATCTGCCGGCTGTGCTTCGAGATCAAGTCGGTGGCCGAGATCTCGGCCCTCCTCTCGATCCCCCTCGGCGTGGCCCGGATCCTCGTAGCCGACCTGGCAGAGGCCGGACTCGTCGCTATCCACCAGCCCGGCGGCGACGAGTCCGCCGGCGGCCAGCCAGATGTGACACTGCTCGAAAGGGTGCTCAGTGGACTTCGAAAGCTCTAG
- a CDS encoding GTP-binding protein — MDFESSSGGAARSTTSAKIVVAGGFGVGKTTFVGAVSEINPLRTEAVMTSASAGIDDLTHTGDKTTTTVAMDFGRITLDQDLILYLFGTPGQDRFWFMWDDLVRGAIGAVVLVDTRRLADCFPAVDYFENSGLPFVIALNGFDGHQPYTPDEVREALQIGPDTPILTTDARHRADAKSALITLVEHALMARLR, encoded by the coding sequence GTGGACTTCGAAAGCTCTAGCGGCGGAGCGGCCCGCTCCACTACCTCGGCGAAGATCGTGGTAGCAGGCGGGTTCGGCGTGGGTAAGACCACGTTTGTCGGTGCCGTCTCGGAGATCAATCCGCTGCGCACCGAAGCCGTGATGACGTCCGCGTCGGCGGGCATCGACGACCTGACACACACGGGGGACAAGACCACCACGACGGTGGCGATGGACTTCGGCCGCATCACGCTGGACCAGGACCTGATCCTGTACCTCTTCGGTACACCGGGCCAGGACCGCTTCTGGTTCATGTGGGACGACCTGGTACGCGGCGCCATCGGCGCCGTCGTCCTCGTCGACACCCGCAGGCTCGCCGACTGCTTCCCGGCGGTCGACTACTTCGAGAACAGCGGACTCCCGTTCGTCATCGCCCTCAACGGCTTCGACGGACACCAGCCGTACACCCCCGACGAGGTGCGCGAAGCGCTCCAGATCGGACCGGACACGCCGATCCTGACGACGGACGCGCGGCACCGGGCGGATGCGAAGAGCGCGCTGATCACACTGGTCGAGCACGCGTTGATGGCCCGCCTGCGGTAG
- a CDS encoding roadblock/LC7 domain-containing protein: protein MSQAAQNLNWLITNFVDNTPGVSHTVVVSADGLLLAMSEGFPRDRADQLAAVASGLTSLTAGASRIFEGGAVNQTVVEMERGFLFIMSVSDGSSLAVLAHPDADIGLVGYEMALLVDRAGSVLTPDLRAELQGSLLN, encoded by the coding sequence ATGAGCCAGGCGGCGCAGAATCTGAACTGGTTGATCACCAACTTCGTGGACAACACCCCCGGGGTGTCGCACACGGTGGTGGTCTCCGCCGACGGACTCCTGCTGGCGATGTCCGAGGGATTCCCGCGGGACCGTGCCGACCAGCTGGCGGCGGTCGCCTCCGGGCTGACCTCGCTGACGGCCGGCGCCTCGCGGATCTTCGAGGGCGGCGCGGTGAATCAGACGGTTGTGGAGATGGAACGCGGATTCCTCTTCATCATGTCCGTTTCCGACGGATCCTCGCTGGCCGTTCTCGCCCACCCGGACGCCGACATCGGCCTGGTTGGGTACGAAATGGCCCTTCTGGTCGACCGTGCCGGCAGCGTCCTCACTCCGGACCTGCGCGCCGAGCTTCAGGGAAGTCTTCTTAACTAG